One Spiribacter halobius DNA segment encodes these proteins:
- a CDS encoding sensor histidine kinase, translating into MKGSEDQGFLPDFCAIRSVFAVVIMGELLVFVLVLARTGGWSWEALSLLSLYVQWIGLVSAAVLCLLRRRLLGLGARRGALASYALVLIVAALAAAIAQWLLPPAVLPAGGGSAFLARTFAITAIVAAVALRYLYLQHQWRARMQAAAEARIDALQARIRPHFLFNSLNTIASAIGVDPRLAERLVEDLADLFRASLTRDERRLVPLAEELALVDGYLRMEHQRLGERLDVAWRLDGLPRGALIPPLTLQPLLENAVYYGIEPREEGGTITLTGGVSGDQLLVEVRNPAPSMPRRRSAGFGMAQANVRERLLLAFGERARLEVSTADGVYHVTVRVPYRRGPVDEDTHR; encoded by the coding sequence GTGAAGGGCAGCGAGGACCAGGGCTTCCTCCCCGATTTCTGCGCCATCCGCAGCGTGTTCGCCGTGGTCATCATGGGCGAGCTGCTGGTGTTCGTGCTCGTGCTGGCGCGTACCGGCGGCTGGAGCTGGGAGGCGCTGTCGCTGCTCTCGCTGTACGTGCAGTGGATCGGACTCGTGAGCGCCGCCGTGCTCTGCCTGCTGCGGCGCCGGCTGCTCGGGCTCGGCGCCCGGCGCGGCGCGCTGGCGAGCTACGCGCTTGTCCTTATCGTCGCCGCGCTGGCGGCGGCCATCGCCCAGTGGCTGCTGCCGCCGGCGGTGCTGCCGGCCGGCGGCGGCTCGGCATTCCTCGCCCGCACCTTCGCCATTACGGCCATCGTCGCCGCCGTGGCGCTGCGCTATCTCTATCTGCAGCACCAGTGGCGGGCGCGCATGCAGGCCGCCGCCGAGGCCCGCATCGACGCCCTGCAGGCGCGCATCCGCCCGCACTTCCTGTTCAACAGCCTGAACACCATCGCCTCGGCCATCGGTGTGGATCCGCGCCTCGCCGAGCGGCTGGTGGAGGATCTGGCGGATCTCTTCCGCGCCAGCCTGACGCGGGACGAGCGTCGGCTGGTGCCGCTGGCCGAGGAGCTCGCCCTGGTCGACGGCTACCTGCGCATGGAGCATCAGCGGCTCGGCGAGCGCCTGGACGTCGCCTGGCGCCTGGATGGCCTGCCCCGCGGGGCCCTCATCCCGCCGCTGACGCTGCAGCCGCTGCTGGAGAACGCTGTGTACTACGGTATCGAGCCGCGCGAGGAGGGCGGCACCATCACGCTCACCGGCGGTGTCAGCGGCGACCAGCTGCTGGTGGAGGTGCGCAATCCGGCCCCGAGCATGCCGCGCCGGCGCAGTGCCGGCTTCGGCATGGCCCAGGCCAACGTTCGCGAGCGTCTGCTGCTGGCCTTCGGCGAACGCGCCCGACTGGAGGTCAGCACCGCGGATGGCGTCTATCATGTGACGGTGCGAGTCCCGTATCGGCGAGGCCCTGTCGATGAAGATACTCATCGTTGA
- a CDS encoding heme biosynthesis protein HemY, which yields MRKLFLALLLLLASVAAALWFRGQDGFLILRIGELAIQTSLFVAVGAVVAAWIALTLAVGLVRRLWRTPRGVRRAWRERRSQRALRRLNSGLLQLAEGRYKEAERTLAPAAQDSDLPLFHYLLAAIAAQREGDWVLRDRYLAEADQADSRARLAVGLLQAQLQVEAEQWEQALATLAWARERAPGNRRALALFARCLQAVRDHQRLGELLPELRRQRALPDAELNTLEQEQFEGRLRSFGPEVGADEITQVWDELPRARQRDPALRAAYARALMRADCHATAEQLLRGWLRESWDERLVAAYGELAVDPPERAFEQIEGWLNQHPEDPALLFAAARQAARCELWGRARSYLEAAASRTGHAEVHRMLAELYERLGETERARRAYRRAIGLDPGRNSLPPIELPADLSQA from the coding sequence ATGCGGAAGCTCTTTCTCGCCCTGCTCCTGCTCCTGGCCAGTGTCGCGGCCGCCCTCTGGTTCCGTGGCCAGGACGGCTTCCTGATCCTGCGCATCGGCGAGCTGGCGATTCAGACCAGCCTGTTCGTCGCCGTGGGTGCGGTGGTCGCGGCCTGGATCGCGCTGACGCTCGCCGTCGGCCTGGTGCGCCGGCTCTGGCGCACGCCGCGCGGGGTGCGCCGTGCCTGGCGTGAGCGGCGTAGCCAGCGCGCCCTCCGCCGCCTCAACAGCGGCCTGCTGCAGCTCGCCGAGGGCCGCTACAAGGAGGCCGAGCGTACCCTGGCGCCAGCGGCGCAGGACTCGGACCTGCCGCTGTTTCACTACCTCCTGGCCGCCATTGCCGCCCAGCGCGAGGGCGACTGGGTCCTGCGCGACCGCTACCTGGCGGAGGCGGACCAGGCCGACAGCCGTGCCCGCCTGGCCGTGGGCCTGCTGCAGGCGCAGCTGCAGGTGGAGGCCGAGCAGTGGGAGCAGGCCCTGGCCACGCTGGCCTGGGCCCGGGAACGCGCCCCCGGCAACCGTCGTGCGCTGGCGCTGTTCGCCCGCTGCCTGCAGGCGGTGCGGGATCACCAGCGCCTCGGCGAGCTGCTGCCGGAGCTGCGCCGCCAGCGCGCCCTGCCCGACGCCGAGCTGAACACCCTGGAGCAGGAGCAGTTCGAGGGCCGCCTGCGGTCCTTCGGCCCGGAAGTGGGGGCGGACGAGATCACTCAGGTCTGGGACGAGCTGCCCCGCGCGCGCCAGCGCGATCCGGCCCTGCGCGCCGCCTATGCGCGGGCGCTGATGCGCGCCGACTGCCACGCCACCGCCGAGCAGCTCCTGCGCGGCTGGCTGCGGGAGAGCTGGGACGAGCGACTGGTGGCGGCCTACGGCGAGCTCGCGGTAGACCCGCCGGAGCGGGCGTTCGAGCAGATCGAGGGCTGGCTGAATCAGCATCCGGAGGACCCGGCGCTGCTCTTCGCCGCCGCCCGTCAGGCCGCCCGCTGCGAGCTCTGGGGCCGGGCGCGCAGCTACCTCGAGGCGGCCGCCTCGCGCACGGGTCATGCGGAGGTCCATCGCATGCTGGCCGAGCTCTACGAGCGCCTCGGCGAGACCGAACGGGCGCGCCGTGCCTACCGCCGGGCCATCGGCCTCGACCCCGGACGCAACAGCCTGCCGCCCATCGAGCTGCCGGCAGACCTCAGTCAGGCCTGA
- a CDS encoding uroporphyrinogen-III synthase yields MSRPLAGCHVVVTRPEGQQAGLCRELETLGARVTPFPTVAFESLAPGTVPAADWAVFTSPNAVRYGLPWLARLPSRVAAVGPGTAAALAAAGCPVTVAPARGGGADDLLAEPGFAPAPGETVLVLRGEGGRRRLQAALAARGVRVGEAVVYRRVLPPAPAAPDWQDRERAFTIVTSVTGLENLLRLTDEGARPLLMASRVVAVSARVAAAARAAGFSEPVLAEGADDAAVVAAVVGAATGSER; encoded by the coding sequence TTGAGCAGACCCCTGGCGGGCTGCCATGTCGTCGTGACCCGCCCCGAGGGGCAGCAGGCCGGGCTCTGCCGCGAGCTCGAGACACTGGGCGCGCGGGTCACGCCATTTCCCACGGTGGCCTTCGAGTCGCTGGCCCCGGGCACGGTCCCCGCCGCGGACTGGGCCGTGTTCACCAGCCCCAACGCCGTCCGCTACGGTCTGCCGTGGCTGGCGAGACTGCCCTCGCGGGTGGCGGCGGTCGGCCCGGGCACGGCTGCCGCGCTGGCGGCGGCAGGCTGTCCGGTCACCGTTGCCCCCGCCCGCGGGGGCGGTGCCGACGACCTGCTGGCCGAGCCCGGGTTCGCGCCGGCGCCAGGCGAGACCGTGCTTGTGCTGCGCGGCGAGGGCGGCCGGCGGCGACTGCAGGCGGCGCTCGCCGCGCGCGGCGTCCGCGTGGGCGAGGCGGTGGTCTATCGGCGGGTGCTGCCGCCGGCCCCGGCGGCGCCGGACTGGCAGGATCGGGAACGGGCGTTCACAATCGTGACCAGTGTGACGGGACTCGAGAACCTCCTGCGGCTGACCGACGAGGGGGCCCGCCCGCTGCTGATGGCGAGCCGGGTGGTCGCGGTGAGCGCGCGCGTGGCGGCCGCCGCGCGCGCCGCGGGGTTCTCCGAGCCCGTGCTGGCGGAAGGTGCGGACGACGCGGCCGTGGTGGCCGCCGTGGTCGGCGCCGCCACAGGGAGTGAGCGATGA
- the hemC gene encoding hydroxymethylbilane synthase produces the protein MRERIRIATRRSPLALWQAEHVAARLRQAHDGLEVELVGMTTRGDQILDRPLAAVGGKALFVKELERGLLEDAADIAVHSMKDVPATVPREFRLPVILDREDPCDAFVSVHYDDITSLPEGARVGTASLRRECQLRARRPDLEVGSLRGNVQTRLGKLEAGEFDAIVLAASGLRRLGMGERITRVMSAEESLPAVGQGALGIECRADDEDVQALIAGLDDADSHDRVAAERAVNARLEGSCHVPLAAYAVLEGDQLWLRALVASRDGRQVLTAEGRAPRQEGPALGNHLAEELLGRGAGALLAEAG, from the coding sequence ATGCGTGAACGAATACGAATCGCTACCCGCCGCAGCCCCCTCGCCCTCTGGCAGGCGGAGCATGTCGCAGCGCGGTTGCGGCAGGCGCATGACGGGCTCGAGGTGGAGCTGGTCGGGATGACCACCCGCGGGGACCAGATCCTCGACCGGCCGCTGGCGGCTGTCGGTGGCAAGGCGCTGTTCGTCAAGGAGCTGGAGCGTGGGCTGCTGGAGGACGCGGCCGACATCGCCGTGCACTCGATGAAGGACGTCCCTGCCACCGTGCCCCGTGAGTTCCGGCTGCCGGTGATCCTCGACCGCGAGGACCCGTGCGATGCCTTCGTCTCGGTGCACTACGACGACATCACCAGCCTGCCCGAGGGCGCCCGGGTGGGGACCGCTAGCCTGCGCCGCGAATGCCAGCTGCGGGCCCGACGCCCGGACCTCGAGGTCGGCTCGCTCCGCGGCAACGTCCAGACCCGGCTCGGCAAGCTCGAGGCGGGGGAGTTCGACGCCATCGTGCTGGCCGCCTCCGGCCTGCGCCGGCTCGGCATGGGCGAGCGCATTACCCGCGTGATGAGTGCCGAGGAGAGCCTGCCCGCGGTGGGCCAGGGCGCGCTCGGCATCGAGTGCCGGGCGGATGACGAAGACGTCCAGGCCCTGATCGCGGGGCTGGACGACGCCGACAGCCACGATCGCGTCGCCGCGGAGCGCGCGGTCAACGCCCGTCTCGAGGGCAGCTGCCATGTGCCGCTTGCCGCCTACGCCGTGCTGGAAGGGGACCAGCTCTGGCTGCGTGCCCTGGTGGCGAGCCGCGACGGCCGCCAGGTGCTGACCGCAGAGGGGCGCGCGCCGCGGCAGGAAGGGCCGGCGCTCGGCAACCACCTCGCCGAGGAGCTGCTGGGGCGCGGTGCCGGGGCACTGCTGGCGGAGGCGGGTTGA
- a CDS encoding HlyD family type I secretion periplasmic adaptor subunit — MRWPRRPHGTKHCGSESAALARAKPGVRAVTEAPSPGAARGLLAVLLAFLMALLVWATFARIEVVAFAQGETVVSSRVQPVASMERATVAAVLVRNGDRVRAGQPTIRLASQAAEARVNSLRARLQSARGAHARVRALLASGREAPPELDATVALPAPTLRMARHRAQAQWQAHRAELEELEQALTNARADHATALARMQATERLLPFLERRAERQHQLHRRGIEPVNRVEEAESLLAEHRGKLEVQRREARSAAGRMALSARRREAVVNAYSAELLAEQARLTDRIAELRQELAEAEERLDQRTLRAPMAGVVQDLAVTGPGRVVEPAEVLLNVVPADHPIEVAARILDRDIALARAGQAVDVKLSAFDYTRYGSIPGVIEKIAPRATQDGQGGRYYEATVTLERAWVEIDQERIPIRPGLGATVDVQLGSRRVIEYFLAPVLRYREQALREQ; from the coding sequence ATGCGCTGGCCCCGTAGACCGCACGGCACGAAACACTGCGGATCCGAATCGGCGGCGCTCGCCCGCGCCAAGCCCGGCGTGCGGGCCGTGACCGAGGCGCCATCGCCAGGCGCGGCGCGCGGGCTGCTGGCGGTGCTGCTGGCCTTCCTTATGGCGCTTCTGGTCTGGGCCACCTTTGCCCGCATCGAGGTCGTCGCTTTCGCGCAGGGCGAGACGGTAGTGAGCTCCAGGGTCCAGCCAGTTGCGTCGATGGAAAGAGCCACCGTCGCCGCGGTCCTGGTTCGTAACGGGGATCGCGTGCGCGCCGGGCAGCCAACCATACGGCTGGCCAGCCAGGCCGCTGAAGCCCGGGTAAACTCTCTGCGTGCCCGCCTGCAGAGCGCGCGCGGCGCTCACGCTCGTGTCCGAGCATTGCTGGCGTCCGGGCGCGAGGCGCCGCCCGAGCTCGACGCCACGGTGGCCTTGCCGGCCCCCACGCTTCGGATGGCCCGCCACCGGGCCCAGGCGCAGTGGCAGGCCCACCGGGCGGAGCTGGAAGAGCTCGAACAGGCCCTGACCAACGCGCGCGCCGACCATGCCACCGCGCTGGCACGGATGCAGGCCACCGAACGGCTGCTGCCCTTTCTGGAGCGCCGCGCCGAGCGGCAGCACCAGCTCCATCGCCGAGGCATCGAGCCGGTAAACCGGGTGGAGGAGGCCGAAAGCCTGCTCGCCGAGCACCGGGGCAAGCTGGAAGTGCAACGGCGCGAAGCCAGGAGCGCCGCTGGCCGGATGGCGCTGTCGGCGCGGCGGCGCGAAGCGGTTGTCAACGCCTACAGCGCAGAGCTACTGGCCGAGCAGGCGCGGCTCACGGATCGCATCGCAGAACTCCGCCAGGAGCTTGCCGAGGCGGAAGAGCGGCTCGATCAACGCACACTGCGTGCCCCGATGGCCGGCGTCGTGCAGGATCTCGCGGTAACCGGCCCGGGGCGCGTGGTGGAGCCGGCGGAGGTGTTGCTGAACGTGGTACCTGCGGATCATCCGATAGAAGTGGCGGCACGGATCCTCGACCGCGATATTGCGCTGGCCCGTGCTGGGCAGGCTGTAGATGTCAAGCTGTCCGCCTTCGATTACACCCGGTACGGGTCCATTCCGGGCGTCATCGAGAAGATTGCGCCACGCGCGACCCAGGACGGCCAGGGCGGCCGTTACTACGAGGCGACGGTTACGCTCGAGCGCGCGTGGGTGGAGATTGACCAGGAGCGCATTCCGATCCGCCCTGGCCTCGGTGCAACCGTGGACGTGCAACTCGGCAGCCGCCGCGTGATCGAATACTTCCTCGCCCCAGTGCTGCGATACCGGGAACAGGCGCTGCGGGAGCAATGA
- a CDS encoding uroporphyrinogen-III C-methyltransferase, which produces MSEKNDGRPGQDTPPSGESSADQRAPEGTEETAGPPVPPPAPEPEAEASEPPRGIVAALALVLVLLLLVLGAGAAYWFQQRLQALEAGQQGVVTEQTLTERSEALEQRIAELGGRVSNLSERLDSRLQGIAELRARVDSEADARTALADRVDQLFRRMESSRSDWRHAEAAYLAGIADYRARLLGDVDGALEALEAADQLLAGLGGEGVDARQGVAAAIDQLLEAEEPDLGRISDGISAVSQQLSDLPLAADVDRFAPTPDAADEAAGEGDAAAADEGWRARLRRAWEELREGLSGLVTVSRDRQVQPLPSPETRFLLEQNLSLQLESARLAALRGNPEPYRAALERVDRWVEAYFDTADPAVGTLRERLAELREANVTADIPDVRDALAPVRNWE; this is translated from the coding sequence ATGAGCGAGAAGAACGACGGCAGGCCAGGCCAGGACACTCCGCCTTCCGGGGAAAGCTCCGCCGACCAGCGCGCTCCCGAAGGCACCGAGGAGACCGCGGGGCCGCCGGTGCCGCCGCCCGCGCCGGAGCCCGAGGCCGAGGCTTCCGAGCCGCCGCGCGGCATCGTCGCCGCCCTGGCGCTGGTGCTGGTACTGCTGCTCCTGGTGCTCGGGGCCGGCGCCGCCTACTGGTTCCAGCAGCGCCTCCAGGCGCTGGAGGCGGGCCAGCAGGGCGTGGTCACCGAACAGACCCTGACCGAGCGCAGCGAGGCCCTGGAGCAGCGTATCGCGGAGCTCGGCGGCCGCGTCAGCAACCTCAGCGAGCGCCTGGACTCCCGCCTGCAGGGCATCGCCGAGCTGCGCGCCCGGGTGGACAGCGAGGCGGATGCCCGCACCGCCCTGGCGGACCGGGTGGACCAGCTCTTCCGGCGCATGGAGTCCTCGCGCAGCGACTGGCGCCACGCCGAGGCGGCCTATCTCGCCGGCATCGCCGACTACCGCGCGCGGCTGCTGGGCGACGTCGACGGCGCCCTCGAGGCGCTGGAGGCCGCGGATCAGCTCCTGGCCGGCCTCGGCGGGGAGGGGGTGGATGCCCGCCAGGGCGTCGCCGCCGCCATCGATCAGCTCCTGGAGGCCGAAGAGCCCGATCTCGGGCGCATCAGCGACGGGATCAGCGCCGTCAGTCAGCAGCTCTCGGACCTGCCCCTTGCCGCCGACGTCGACCGCTTCGCCCCCACCCCGGACGCGGCGGACGAGGCCGCCGGCGAGGGCGACGCGGCGGCAGCGGATGAAGGCTGGCGGGCGCGGCTGCGGCGGGCCTGGGAGGAGCTGCGTGAGGGGCTTTCAGGCCTGGTCACCGTCAGCCGGGACCGTCAGGTGCAGCCGCTGCCGAGCCCGGAGACCCGCTTCCTGCTGGAGCAGAACCTGAGCCTGCAGCTCGAGTCCGCCCGTCTGGCGGCGCTGCGGGGCAATCCGGAGCCGTACCGGGCGGCGCTGGAGCGGGTGGACCGCTGGGTCGAGGCCTATTTCGACACCGCGGACCCGGCCGTGGGCACCCTGCGCGAGCGCCTCGCGGAGCTTCGCGAGGCCAACGTGACGGCGGACATCCCGGATGTCCGCGATGCCCTGGCACCGGTGCGGAACTGGGAGTAG
- a CDS encoding LytR/AlgR family response regulator transcription factor, with translation MKILIVDDEAPARHRLATLVQAAGEHEVVGEATGGREALECCERQEPDVVLLDIRMPGMDGLEAATRISQLNRPPAVIFVTAFGDHALQAFETAAIDYLLKPVRLERLNRALDRARRLNRAQLEALQAPEAEGCREHILCRRRTGLELIPVGGIRYFLADQKYVTVQHADGEDLIEDSLKKLEQEFGNRFVRIHRKALVARDRLIGLERGDNGRTYAVLDGTEDRLEVSRRHLPRVRGLLREVGVV, from the coding sequence ATGAAGATACTCATCGTTGACGACGAAGCCCCTGCCCGGCACCGGCTCGCCACCCTGGTGCAGGCGGCGGGCGAGCACGAGGTGGTGGGCGAGGCCACCGGCGGGCGTGAGGCCCTCGAGTGCTGCGAGCGCCAGGAGCCGGATGTCGTGCTGCTCGACATCCGCATGCCGGGAATGGATGGCCTCGAGGCCGCCACCCGCATCAGCCAGCTGAACCGCCCCCCGGCGGTGATCTTCGTGACCGCCTTCGGCGACCACGCCCTGCAGGCCTTCGAGACCGCGGCCATCGACTACCTGCTGAAGCCGGTGCGTCTGGAGCGGCTGAATCGCGCCCTGGACCGGGCACGGCGGCTGAACCGGGCCCAGCTCGAGGCACTGCAGGCCCCGGAGGCGGAGGGCTGCCGCGAGCACATCCTCTGCCGGCGGCGCACCGGTCTCGAGCTCATCCCGGTGGGTGGCATCCGCTACTTCCTGGCCGATCAGAAGTACGTCACCGTTCAGCACGCCGACGGCGAGGACCTCATCGAGGACTCGCTGAAGAAGCTCGAGCAGGAGTTCGGCAACCGCTTCGTGCGCATCCACCGCAAGGCGCTGGTCGCCCGGGACCGCCTGATCGGCCTCGAGCGCGGCGACAACGGCCGCACCTACGCGGTGCTCGACGGCACCGAAGACCGCCTCGAGGTCAGCCGCCGCCATTTGCCGCGGGTGCGCGGGCTGCTCCGGGAGGTGGGGGTCGTCTGA
- the ntrC gene encoding nitrogen regulation protein NR(I): MSEAERVWIVDDDRSIRWVLKKALERDGMHAVPFETGDEALTAFERERPDVLITDIRMPRLDGLTLMQRLHEQMPDLPVIVITAHSDLDAAVSAYEGGAFEYLPKPFDVEEAVDLVRRAAAAARASAPPRADRENLPEIIGEAPAMQEVFRAIGRLSRSNITVLINGESGTGKELVARALHRHSPRSDHPFIALNMAAIPRDLMESELFGHEKGAFTGAHQVRRGRFEQADGGTLFLDEIGDMPAELQTRLLRVLADGEFYRVGAHTPMRVDVRIIAATHQNLERLVEDGRFREDLFHRLNVIRIHVPALRERAADVPALADHFLRRAARELNVEPKKLTPAVERYFQQLPWQGNVRELENTCRWLTVMASGREVQMEDLPPELATPSTGGEAPVDWESALSRWADQQAADLSAGALGEAQTRLERILIEAALRRTGGRRQDAARLLGWGRNTLTRKIKDLRMDL; the protein is encoded by the coding sequence ATGTCGGAGGCTGAACGCGTCTGGATCGTCGACGACGACCGCTCCATCCGCTGGGTGCTGAAGAAGGCGCTGGAGCGGGACGGCATGCATGCGGTGCCGTTCGAGACCGGCGACGAGGCGTTGACCGCGTTCGAGCGCGAGCGCCCGGACGTGCTCATCACCGACATCCGTATGCCCCGTCTGGACGGCCTCACGCTCATGCAGCGGCTGCACGAGCAGATGCCCGATCTGCCGGTGATCGTCATCACCGCCCACTCGGACCTGGATGCCGCGGTCTCCGCCTACGAGGGCGGTGCTTTCGAGTACCTGCCGAAGCCTTTCGACGTCGAGGAGGCGGTGGACCTGGTGCGGCGGGCCGCTGCCGCAGCCCGGGCCAGCGCGCCGCCGCGGGCGGACCGCGAGAACCTGCCGGAGATCATCGGCGAGGCGCCGGCGATGCAGGAGGTATTTCGTGCCATCGGCCGGCTGTCGCGCTCCAACATCACCGTGCTCATCAACGGCGAGTCCGGTACCGGCAAGGAGCTGGTGGCCCGGGCCCTGCACCGGCACAGCCCGCGCTCGGATCATCCGTTCATCGCCCTCAACATGGCGGCGATCCCGCGGGACCTGATGGAGTCCGAGCTCTTCGGCCACGAGAAAGGGGCCTTCACCGGCGCCCACCAGGTCCGGCGCGGGCGTTTCGAGCAGGCCGACGGCGGCACGCTGTTCCTGGACGAGATCGGGGACATGCCGGCGGAGCTGCAGACCCGCCTGCTGCGGGTGCTCGCGGACGGCGAGTTCTACCGCGTGGGCGCCCATACACCGATGCGGGTGGATGTGCGCATCATCGCCGCGACGCACCAGAACCTGGAACGCCTGGTGGAGGACGGCCGCTTCCGCGAGGACCTGTTCCACCGGCTCAACGTCATCCGCATTCACGTGCCGGCCCTGCGGGAGCGGGCGGCCGACGTGCCGGCGCTGGCGGATCATTTTCTGCGCCGGGCCGCGCGTGAGCTCAACGTCGAGCCGAAGAAGCTGACCCCGGCGGTTGAGCGCTACTTCCAGCAGCTGCCCTGGCAGGGCAACGTGCGCGAGCTGGAGAACACCTGCCGCTGGCTTACGGTGATGGCAAGCGGGCGTGAGGTGCAGATGGAGGATCTGCCTCCGGAGCTCGCCACGCCGAGCACGGGCGGCGAGGCCCCGGTGGACTGGGAAAGCGCACTCTCGCGCTGGGCCGATCAGCAGGCGGCGGACCTCAGCGCCGGCGCCCTGGGCGAGGCGCAGACCCGTCTCGAGCGCATCCTTATCGAGGCGGCCCTGCGCCGCACCGGCGGCCGGCGCCAGGACGCGGCGCGGCTGCTCGGCTGGGGGCGCAACACCCTGACGCGCAAGATCAAGGATCTGCGCATGGATCTCTAG
- the glnL gene encoding nitrogen regulation protein NR(II), which yields MNARTRAPNGDILEHLTRAVVLLDAGRTVLFLNPAAETLLHLSARQATGAVLPRLLPGFAALEPAIAQAVARGASYTEREVRLAVASERTVTVDCAITPLADDRLLLELEQLDRHLRISRENRLIAQNQAIRQLIRGLAHEIKNPLGGLRGAAQLLESELGDAEQREYTQIIISEADRLRALVNGLLGPDARPEKRPTNIHEVLERVRHLAEAEAPAGVEIQRDYDPSIPPLPAAPDQLIQAVLNLVRNALQAVGDAGRIRLQTRTQRRFTIGEVQHRLVARIDVIDDGPGIAPELLDRIFYPMVTGRPEGSGIGLPIAQTLVNQHGGLIECSSEPGCTVFTVWLPMEDPDVGG from the coding sequence ATGAACGCCAGAACCCGAGCCCCCAACGGCGACATCCTCGAGCACCTGACGCGGGCGGTGGTCCTGCTCGATGCAGGGCGCACGGTGCTGTTCCTCAACCCCGCCGCCGAGACGCTGCTCCATTTGAGTGCACGTCAGGCGACCGGGGCGGTGCTGCCGCGGCTGCTGCCGGGATTCGCCGCGCTGGAGCCGGCCATCGCCCAGGCGGTGGCCCGCGGGGCGAGCTATACCGAGCGCGAGGTGCGCCTGGCCGTGGCCAGTGAAAGGACGGTGACCGTGGACTGCGCCATCACCCCGCTGGCGGATGACCGCCTGCTGCTGGAGCTCGAGCAGCTGGACCGGCATCTGCGCATCTCCCGCGAGAACCGCCTCATCGCACAGAACCAGGCCATCCGCCAGCTCATCCGCGGCCTCGCCCACGAGATCAAGAACCCGCTGGGCGGGCTGCGCGGCGCCGCCCAGCTGCTCGAGAGCGAGCTCGGCGACGCCGAGCAGCGCGAGTACACGCAGATCATCATCAGCGAGGCCGACCGCCTGCGGGCGCTGGTGAACGGCCTGCTGGGGCCGGACGCCCGGCCGGAGAAGCGGCCGACGAACATCCACGAGGTGCTGGAGCGGGTGCGCCACCTCGCCGAGGCGGAGGCCCCGGCGGGGGTGGAGATTCAGCGCGACTACGACCCCAGCATCCCACCCCTGCCGGCGGCGCCGGACCAGCTCATCCAGGCGGTGCTCAACCTGGTGCGCAACGCCCTGCAGGCGGTGGGTGACGCCGGGCGCATCCGCCTGCAGACCCGTACCCAGCGGCGCTTCACCATCGGCGAGGTGCAGCATCGCCTGGTGGCGCGGATCGACGTCATCGACGACGGCCCGGGCATCGCCCCGGAGCTGCTGGACCGCATCTTCTACCCGATGGTGACGGGCCGCCCGGAGGGCAGCGGCATCGGCCTGCCCATCGCCCAGACCCTGGTCAACCAGCATGGCGGCCTGATCGAGTGCAGCAGCGAGCCGGGCTGCACGGTATTCACCGTCTGGCTGCCCATGGAGGACCCTGATGTCGGAGGCTGA